The sequence below is a genomic window from Echeneis naucrates chromosome 13, fEcheNa1.1, whole genome shotgun sequence.
GAGGACTATGAGGACCTGACAGAGATCATGTCTAACGTACAGCTCAACAGCAACTTCTTGGCCCTGGCCCGAGAGGTAGGAGGGAGGAAGGCTTAAAAGAAACATAGTGAGGCTGGAAAAAATGTGGTATCGAAGATTAATATGCTGTTGCGCCCAGCTCTGCAGCTGATTCTGCATTTTTAACCAGCAGCATTGTTTGTTCTATGATTTTTAAGTTCCATGTTAAATGGAgtgaatatgtttgtttgtttttgttttttttaactgttgcaAAATGCCAATTGTTATGAGACACTGAATCTACTTCCTCAACCTGCACTGATTCCTCTACCTTACCTGATAATATCTAATGATATTGGCTGCTATGCTTGGTGCTTCCCCAccaatttaaaatctttattttgacattaaCACCACCATCATTGTAAAGTAATATAAATCAGAAGTGCTGTGGCTGAGACGCCCTAATGATGATGTAACTGTTGGTCAGAATGCTGACTGCTGATCATGTCATGACTCTAACATAATGGAGTGGTGCATCTCTAATGATGAAGGAAAGCTGTCATAACGTCAAATGTTTTGCCTCTTttataaaaagtttaaaataatttctgatgAATGAAACAACTATTTGGCATACTCtagtaaaataatatttgagGGATATAATGTGGAATGGTTGGCTACTTTTATCCCAGGTGATGGAAAATTTTAGAGGAGAGAACTgaagggatgatgatgatgatgatgatgtattATTCACATCAGCAGGTGGGGGATTATAAATTCAGTAGTTAGCTTTCCCAGagctttttgtttctcagtgtgACACAACAGATTTCACATTAATTaacacttcacttttttttgccTGTCCTCCCCAGTTGGACATCATGGAACCCAAAGTCCCAGATGACATCTATAAAACACACTTGGAAAACAACAGTGAGTATGTGCAGTTGGTTggatgctttgttttgtgttttttactggGCACTGCGGCAGTTGAActtgattttgtttgtgctcaTTCATGGTGACCGCGCCTGCTTTAGCCGCATTGGATGATACTAATGCTGTCTGTACATGACAGGATTTGGTGGCAGTGGTTCCCAGGTGGACTCAGCTCGTATGAATTTGGCCTCGTCCTTCGTGAACGGCTTTGTCAACGCAGCTTTTGGACAGGACAAACTGCTCACAGACGACGGCAACAAGTGGCTATACAAAAACAAGGACCACGGTAaaagataacacacacaaatccagtCCTCATTGAGACTTATAGCCATACTCCTCAGTGGATTCTTGACTCAGCTGATAAGTTGACATGCTTATATTCTGTTGTTTGAAAGTCAATGCATTCTTGTTTTATTGTTCAGAGGCTAACAACAATGTAAATGTCCTTCAGGCATGTTGAGTGCTGCAGCTTCCCTGGGTATGATCCTGCTGTGGGATGTGGATGGGGGTCTGACTCAGATTGACAAATACCTCTATTCTTCGGAGGACTACATTAAGGTAAAAAGCTGAGGAAACATTTTCGTAACTGAGTTTGACGTTTCTGATCTGCAGAGGCATTAGCCCTGTCTTGTTAGGATGAGTCATCACAAGGATCACTGTCCTAACTCAACTGCGCTTCATAATCAGCCAGGTTGTTACATTACATTAGCTTGTGAATCTGACTTCCTGAACAACATAAGCTATTCTCAGGCTTGTTACTGTTGAAGATATAAAGCCCTCAGTGTTTTTCATGCTCATCTTTACCCTGCATCATCTCTCTCTTTGCAGTCTGGTGCCCTGCTGGCTTGTGGCATCGTAAACTCTGGTGTGAGGAACGAATGTGATCCAGCACTTGCCCTGCTCTCTGACTATGTCCTCCACAACAGCAATGTCATGAGGATAGGAGCCATCTTTGGGTGAGAAGAAATGTACACACATAGAAAGCTGAAGGGATGAATAGGATACGATGCTgcagacatctttttttttttattttttttttttagatatataaattgtatttgtattggattttaaaatgtgtattgtACATGTGTTTTCAGCCTGGGCCTGGCCTACGCTGGCTCCAACAGAGAAGATGtcctttctctgcttctcccagTCATGGGAGACTCCAAATCCAGTATGGAGGTATGGCTGTGTGCTTTGTGTTAAGACCTCTTTTGACACATGTTCAGTTTGGCAGCattcagatgtttgtgtgttttaatctcCAGGTGGTTGGAGTGACAGCACTGGCATGCGGTATGATCGCAGTAGGATCATGTAATGGCGACGTGACCTCCACCATTGTTCAGACCATCATGGAGAAGAACGAACAGGAGCTGAAGGACACATATGCCCGCTGGCTGCCTTTAGGTCTGGGACTCAACCACCTGGGTAGGTAAAGGGAGCCACAAGCTCCAGAATTAAGTGCAAGAGGGGACAAGAGGGGCACtgtatctgtttttctgtcaccttGCTCTGTTATGTTGCTAtaactgctctctctctgtcttccacTGCCCTTAGGTAAAGGGGAAGCAATTGAGACGACCCTGGCAGCTCTGCAGGTTGTACCTGAACCCTTCCGCAGCTTTGCCAACACACTAGTGGATATCTGTGCATATGCAGGTCAGCCTCAGAGTACTCTGTTGCCCCCAGCTATTCCAAAGTGATCCAGTTGTTGGCATACATAAAGATATTCCTTATTCAACCTCTGCTTTATGCACAACTCCATTTCTCATGTAAATCAACCATATAAACCTGTACTAAGTCTACAGATTTAATCTACTGTTTCCCTGGATTGCAATAATTTGCACTCATAACGTCTCAATAACTCTATCGCATCTAAATTTCAGGATCTGGTAATGTGCTGAAGGTGCAGCAGCTTCTCCATATCTGCAGTGAGCACTATGAAGctaaggagaaagaaaaagaggaggacaaagacaaGAAGGATAAGAAAGACAAGGACAAGAAAGATTCCTCTGCTGACATGGGCTCCCACCAGGTAAGGGTTCGCTTATCATGATTATCCTCATAAATGTACTATTTATACATATCTTTTCGTATATAGTTTATCAGCTGTACGACAGATGCCCATAGTGGTTTCTAAGTGGGAAATGTTTTCCCGTCAGGGTGCTGCTGTTCTTGGTATTGCCCTAATTGCCATGGGGGAGGAGATTGGCTCTGAAATGGCACTGCGGACATTTGGACATCTGGTTAGTAGCACTGCTTACTGTCAAtcctttagttttgtttttgtttaccttAACTCAGGACATTATTCATTGTTCTATTGATATGTTTGCTCAGCTCACAACCTCTTATTTCCTGTTTACATTTACTCAACTTACTTTATTGTTCCTCATCCAACAATCGTTCATGAATCTGACTACGAACTAAGAAATAGTCCCCTTCTGCCATTTGACAACTGTTTATACTGTGACCTTAGGTCAACAACTAAAACAATTAAAGctatttttcatcatctttgtctctgtcagcTGCGTTATGGTGAGCCCACACTGAGGCGAGCAGTCCCCCTCGCCCTCGCTCTCATTTCCGTGTCCAACCCTCGTCTTAACATCTTGGACACCCTCAGCAAGTTTTCCCATGATGCTGACCCCGAGGTATCCCACAACTCCATCTTTGCCATGGGGATGGTGGGCAGTGGTAAGTCGGACTCTGGGCTTTTCACATGTGCAGTGTTGACTGCCAAGGTGCATTAAGATACTGAAGTTTAAGGCCTTCGTACCCAGTAGCATATTTCGTATAAATGGCTGGTTTTTGTGGTCTTTGGTCACAGAACCAGTGTCACTGTTAGACCTTTGTGATTTAGCTTAATAGAAGGTGCAGCTAATAAAGCTGATACcattcaataataaaataaaaaacattaattaaaagtCTGTCAAGATAAGATTGAGTAAATTGGGTACAACGAATAAAATGCTATAGCTACTCTGATTAAAATATCTGCTTATGGTCTGTAAGTGCTGTTTGCATTGTACTATTATGTGTATATTATATTGTGCTTtcaaatgcagaaaataataaaactcttgaaatgtattaatttcCTTTGTTAAAGTCTGAAACAACTTAaggtttgtttgatttttttttttttttaatttattttttttttagtagaaaTAGCATTGAATGCTTAAAGGTTACATGTTACATATTTGCCATTTTCAGAGATGCCCAATGCCGCCTCTTCTGGGAGAGACTCTAGTGTCACCTTCCTCGACACATTCAACAGACCattcattttttcaaatttttttcagGCACAAATAACGCCCGTCTGGCCGCCATGTTGCGGCAGCTGGCACAGTATCACGCCAAAGACCCTAACAATCTCTTCATGGTCCGACTGGCTCAGGTGGGTGGCAGCACAAAAGGCACTCTGTACCAGACAGTTTGTTAGTGACTATtgcctctctgctgtttgtgcCTCTACAGGGTCTGACTCATTTGGGGAAAGGCACACTGACACTTTGTCCCTACCATAGCGACAGGCAGCTGATGAGCCAGGTTGCCGTGGCTGGACTGCTCACCGTGCTCGTTTCCTTCCTTGATGTTAAGAacagtcagttttattttcctcctcctgcacttGCTTCAGCTCTCTGCTTCCAAACACTTGACATCGTCCATTATGGTTGTGCGATTATATGTTTATGTTCATTAATGATTTTCCTGTGTTCATATTGCCCCTGGTGCTCATTGTGTGTATTTCAGTCATCCTTGGCAAATCTCACTACATTCTCTACGGCCTGGTAGCGGCCATGCAGCCACGTATGCTGGTCACATTCGATGAGGAGCTCCGACCACTGCCTGTGTCTGTCAGAGTTGGACAGGTAATGTTGTGGATAAtacacagactgcagtgtttaTGGAATTAATCAGttgtcataatttttttttataatttttttttttcctgtgtccAGGCTGTGGATGTAGTGGGTCAGGCAGGCAAGCCAAAAGCCATCACAGGTTTCCAGACTCACACCACGCCGGTGCTGCTGGCTCACGGAGAGAGGGCTGAATTGGCCACAGAGGAGTACCTTCCTGTCACCCCCATCCTGGAGGGCTTTGTTATCCTCCGCAAGAACCCCAACTATGAAACCTAGACTGCACccccacaaagaaaaaacaaaaaaacagcattcTCACTGGCCTATGTTTATAAGGATAGCCCTCTGTGGCTTCTGGCAGTTGTCATATTTAGTTGTTCACTGCATGGCCAACAAGAGCAAGGCAGGCCTATCCTTCTCCCCTGCTTTGTCATCTCACTGTCATCTGTGGCCCAGCTCCAGtactcattaaaaatgaatgcttGGGGTCTGGTTAATTGGACTGGTATAACACAGAAGGTTAAACTGGGACCTTATCCATTCTGCATACGTGGTTTCCTCATTGCTCTAAGTTTGACCCATCTCTCTCACATAAACTAAATCAGCTATTTGACGTACCAGGGGCTGACTGAAAAGTGGAAACTGTTCACCTGTATACGTTTCAGCCATCAGTAAATGAACCACTGCTCAGTCCTCATCAGtgcttcagatttttttttttttttcactatttacatcctcaaggtttttttttgtaattagaGCATTTAAAAGTATGTATTCTTCATCATATGTGTTGTCTTTTGGAGGGAGGCGGGTTGGGCGGGTAAGGGCTTATGTTTGCTACAGTACTGTACAAGGttgaattgaaaataaaaactctgaCCCCGATGTTGGAAATGTgatgactgtgctgtgttgATTTTGATGCAAAGTGTGTCATGACACTTGGTTACAATTCACTAAAAGTCACAGCtctctcattcaaattaatccGGCTGCAAGTTCTCCATAAGAAGCAGCaactgtggaaaagaaaaataaaaaaatgctaattacacaagatatatatatatatatatatatatatatggaggAAAGTCAATGGCAGCAGTAGTTTTTTTCCgtaattatatattttcaaattaagGGTTTATTTTTGCAAGTCTGACAATCAACTGAGCTTTTTTTAGTCgatggaaaatgaatgattgCAGCTCCCTGCTGTCATTAAATATGCACAGTCATCCTTGTGTCTGTCGGATACTGCTGAAGCTTTTGATATCAGTCCACTTATATCTGTGTGTCTATGAATCAGGGTCAACACAAAACTTTCTTTGGCATGAGATGTGTGTGAGGAATATTTTAGTCTACTGAAAAACTTGATTTTTATAGTTGCTCCATGCAAGCCCGTTATGCAATCGACGATAGCAGAAATTGCACGAACATATGTTACCTATAATAGCCTCCAACaagataaatacataaatcaatgcaattttatttatagatATTACGATTATGGAAATCGTGACCGAGCTTAAATGTTTCCAGTGATACtgacattgtttgtttgtcacacacaaacacaataaagatATGACAACTGCTTATTTCCATCTGAGAACATGATTATTGCTGGGAAAGTTTCACGTGACGGGATTTTGCCGGAATTACCTTCCTACCGGCTTCCGGGAAGATTTTCCGTCCGTCCGGCTCTGCGGACTCAAGGAGAGAAAGGTAACGCCGCGGTCCTGAGCCGTATTCTTTACTAAAATGTCTAATTTCCCAGATAAAGTGCCGTGTCACCGACACTAGGAGACCCTGTTGGGATATTGTAATGTACGTTTCACCTTTTTAATCCGGAGATAGATCTGTCTGCGGTGACTTTCTTCAGtgttcctgctgtgttttcagggaTTAGCTAGCTAGCTCGTTTGCTAGCATCCCGTGCTAAGGCGACGTGGGTGTTCTTTCTTCACTTTAGCTAGCCCGGCTAGCCCGCTTAACATCCCGACAGACAGCCGGGTGGAGCCATCTGGTTTGCCCcttccttttaatttttttaaaaacaaaaacacattgtaatatttgtgtttgtgtgtgttatgtacGCGATAAGCTACAAAGCGACTGTCGCGTcgcagtgttgttgttgttgttttcgcCGGTTAGCGTAATTTCGTGCTAGCTGCTAGCTAGCCTCACAGCAGGCTACACAGGCAGCGGGTCGGTTACAAAATCCCAGTTTTTGTGTTTCGTCGCCGcgttttgtcttgtttattttttatttatttatttttttgccactGAGACGTGAAGGATGCTTGTGTGCGCGTATTTGCCTGCGTGGCATCATGTGAAGAGAGACGTGTGTTGACGGCTGTGATTGTAAATAACACGCATACTCCATGAACCTGATCTCCGCAACCATGTGATGACGATGTCAAGTTGGCGGCCAAGCAATCTGGAACCGTTTCGTgttgttttgttagtttgtttgttttaaaagcatCCAGGTTATCCCTTGTTACCCGGACAATCGCgaatgtgtgtctgtaggaGCTGTGAAGCATCCGTCGGTAGTTTTATCGGATGAGAAAGCGATTTGAGCTGGAGGCTTGTTTTTGGACCATGAAGACCTTTGACAGGTCGTCGCTCCTTCAGGTTAGCTGTGATGGGAGTTGCCCAAGAACTTGGCAAATGTTTggacccccaccaccaccaccaccaccaccatcagcatcagcatcccTAAACAAACTGCATCCCTTAGTAATGCATCAGTACAAACGCAGCCTTGTCGcagtgtggtggtggtgatgttgctgctaaacaaacaaacacacaaacaaacgtcaataacacacacaagacTGGGCGAGATGCTTGGCTGCGAAACCAACCAGAGGTGGCTGACTCAGTCCGTCTAGTTTCACTactcctctttcattttctttctttatttctgttttgttttgtcacgACACCGTTGTGTCAGCTCTCTTACAGTTAGCCATTGAACACACAGCTGAATATGGATGCAACATGGAGctaacctcctcctccagttaTCCAAGCTGGTATTCCCATTCACcgaccccctccctccctctctgaaaCGCCCTTCTCCcggtatgttttgtgttttttcttttctttttttgtgtgtttaatagCCGGTTGTCACAGTGTGATGTGAGGCTGAGGTGTGGCTGGCATGAAGCcggcagctgtgtgtgtgcatcgcGCCAACAGCAGGAGAAACCACGTGGTAGATTCAGATCGGGCCTAGCGAGAAAAGTTAGCAGCACGGctaacaaccacaacacaggctttttattttatttgcaagaACCTGTGCTCTAGTTGCAATcgcatgcaaaaacaaaacaaaacaaaaaagctgtaATTGTCgtggtttgtgtgcatgagGAGACAACCAGACACGCCCCTGTGTCACGGAAAAAGTGTCCCACTAAGCTGTCACTTGGCCTAATTGTGTCTCTGGATTCGTTGctttgtcagtgttgtttttgttttagaggagctgctgtgtttACTGCAGTGGGAATGAGACAGGTGTTCAGGACTGCAGGGCTGACCTCAGCTCTGGATCTGGGTCCAGAATGGGTGCTAATTCTCATGCATGACACACAGTTAATATGGGCCGGTGTTTGCTCCTGTATTTTTGGGGACATGATGCAGTGAGCTTCATCAGGTTTTAAAGCAGAGGAAACGGATGAAGCTGGCGGCGTCACATTTTGCCAGGCACGAGGGCACTACTGGGCTTTCTGTTGTGAAAATTCAAAGCCAGTTGTTTTGGCAGAATGTGGGTTAACCAGAGGTATGTGTCCGGTCCGGGTGGGGGTCAGGGGCAGGCTGTGATGCTGTGTCATTGGAGCTAAACTTTCACTGTCATTGCATCATTCTCAGCTTCAGATGTCAGACTGAAACCACATTTACTACTGCTTGTCACTTGAAAACCggtattttttaaatcttcgTTTTTGTACATAATTTCTTTGGCCTGTAAGCAGTTAGTTGTCTTAAAGGAGCAGCCCACCAATTTTTCACCAGGATATTACTTGTCATTAGGGAGTACTGTAACTGGTACAGTTTGGAGTGGCCCTAAAGTTGGAGATATTAACTCTTATAATGTAATTATCTTGCATTGCACTTGAAACTCAGGCGTGAAGTTTTAAAAGATGTGGATAGGGGTTGTTTTAACCTCACATGTTATTTGTTTGCAACACGGGAAACGCAGTGTGCAGTGTCCTTGGACAAAGTTTCATATTCCCTTCTCTTCAGTATATTTGATTTGAGGCCTAATCTGTTATCAATGTGTCAGCCATACCTTTAAAGGGTTGACAGCTTAATTTCAGCTTTAGTTTTACAGTTAAAATGGTCCAGCTGACTGTGGTGAAGCCTTCCATCATTGGAgctttttgtgtcactgttaCTACCGTAGCCAACCCTGTGACAGGTACAGACTGTCATTTCAGGGTCAGTTAGTTGTAATCAACAGGGCAGTTACTGAAAGCACAATAAGGGGCAATAGACTTGCAGTATTTCCGCTGAGGAATCAGTATGTGCATTGTAAATTGTGGGACCTTTAAAGTATCTTTGACTCTGCAGTAGGCCGTGACCTCACAAAACCAGTGACTCATGTTTTGAAATTTTTTAGCTACCTAGTTTAATTAGTTCTCAGAATCAGGGGTATTTACAAAAAGCAGGAAGCACTTTTTTAAATCAGTAAAGTAGTGTGAGTTTAgctcatgcatgcatgcatgcacagacaGTCATTTAACCAAGACTACACCCACCATACTATAAGTGAAATGATAGCCAGCGTCTTTAACAAAATGTTCTTCCCCTCCACTCCTTAGTGGGTCATGGGAGTGCATGCAGAGGCTTATGCAACAGTTGAATGAGCATGTTTTACCAGCAGTGGTGCTGATGGCTGGATCTCCATGGTGCTGCATGTCAGACCAGCTCGAATGACTGGACTCTGTGTGATTACtagtggggtgggggtggctTGTATTAGCTCACATAAACCCACAAATTAGGGCCTCTGCTGTAGTCCCTCTTTGACAGTTTAGCAGTGCTGCAGACTCTATAGAGGATTTTGTATTCATTGGCTCGTTTTCTTAAATACTGCAGACTAACCTGTGTGGCACTGCAGGTTTAGGTCACTGCCACAGGAAGTGTTCAAGAATCGGGCCATGTCTCTGAATTTTAGGGTGAAGCATTTCTGCCAACACCAATAGGTTTCTAAGAGGTGTGCTTGCGAGTGAGAGGAATAAAGCCCTTGAGGCAGTGTAGGTTGTGAGACTGAGACCCTTTTAACCATGAGATTGTTTACTCAACATTTCATCCCCCAGCCAGCCCTGCTAAGTTGGACAAGCTTTCTGTCTGTGGATGAGCCTTTGAAGAGTGACCTTTCAGTACTCTGGAGTTCCTTTAACCAATTTAGGATTGGTTAAAGaaacaaattactttttcacaataGATAATTAATTTGTAAAGATGGTTGGAAgttacattttacacacaatCAGATCTTCGCCCTGTCTTATTTTCCTGCCATTCTCCAAGCCCAAGGCTTTAGTGCCCTGAGTTGAGCCgaccagtgtttttttttttttcccgagcCAGAGATTTCATCTGGCTTTATGAAAAGCTTCACTCATTTTAAATCCATTGTCTATTGGTCTCCTTTTGGTTGTGTGCAGATATAGTCATGGCAACAGTGCCGATTACAACCATTTCTGCACCgtgatttccttttctttagaaaaagaaaattcatgATTCATCATGACTCAGGCTTTTCACactgctgcttctgtgtgtgtgtgtcagggaatGGGGGTGTACGTGTGTGACAGTGGCAGATATAATGTAGTCTATAAATACAGATTACTAATACCAAATGTGTCACTATTGGGAGGACTGTATAACTAAAGGATGATGATTACTGTAGAATCCGGAAACTACTCTTGTGGTATCGTTTTAAAACTGTGATCAATCcttatttcaaaaatatataCCTGTATGTCAAGGTGTGTtcctgcccttgcccaatgtgagctgggattggcttaaaaaccccccatgacccag
It includes:
- the psmd2 gene encoding 26S proteasome non-ATPase regulatory subunit 2, with the protein product MMVERLSEKNTALHRPALEELRRLIRSSTTSMTSVPKPLKFLRPHYGKLKEIYEGMAPGECKHFCADVVSVLAMTMSGERECLKYRLLGSQEELASWGHEYVRHLAGEVAKEWQEVEENDKTQQETLLKLVKEIVPYNMAHNAEHEACDLLMEIERLDMLENYIDENAYGKVCLYLTSCVSYVPEPENSALLRCALNIFRKFNRYPEALRLALMLNDVELVENIFTSCKDIVIQKQMAFMLGRHGMFLELNEDVEDYEDLTEIMSNVQLNSNFLALARELDIMEPKVPDDIYKTHLENNRFGGSGSQVDSARMNLASSFVNGFVNAAFGQDKLLTDDGNKWLYKNKDHGMLSAAASLGMILLWDVDGGLTQIDKYLYSSEDYIKSGALLACGIVNSGVRNECDPALALLSDYVLHNSNVMRIGAIFGLGLAYAGSNREDVLSLLLPVMGDSKSSMEVVGVTALACGMIAVGSCNGDVTSTIVQTIMEKNEQELKDTYARWLPLGLGLNHLGKGEAIETTLAALQVVPEPFRSFANTLVDICAYAGSGNVLKVQQLLHICSEHYEAKEKEKEEDKDKKDKKDKDKKDSSADMGSHQGAAVLGIALIAMGEEIGSEMALRTFGHLLRYGEPTLRRAVPLALALISVSNPRLNILDTLSKFSHDADPEVSHNSIFAMGMVGSGTNNARLAAMLRQLAQYHAKDPNNLFMVRLAQGLTHLGKGTLTLCPYHSDRQLMSQVAVAGLLTVLVSFLDVKNIILGKSHYILYGLVAAMQPRMLVTFDEELRPLPVSVRVGQAVDVVGQAGKPKAITGFQTHTTPVLLAHGERAELATEEYLPVTPILEGFVILRKNPNYET